CTTTCGATGTCCACTCGACTTCAGTCATCGATTCCCAGCCGGTTCTTCACTTCGTCCTGTGACACCGTCTCGCCCTGTTCGCGCTGCTTGCGGCTCTCGGCCAGATGCTCAAGCGCTTCCGCGGACAGTTGTGTGGGAGGATTGACGGCATCCCGGAGTGCATCGCGAATG
This is a stretch of genomic DNA from Natronosalvus rutilus. It encodes these proteins:
- a CDS encoding ribbon-helix-helix domain-containing protein, encoding MSTDSDSGGEGEMEKINVRVPQSLLAQVNEVWEERRYANKSEFIRDALRDAVNPPTQLSAEALEHLAESRKQREQGETVSQDEVKNRLGIDD